From Pseudomonas sp. G.S.17, the proteins below share one genomic window:
- a CDS encoding class I SAM-dependent methyltransferase produces the protein MSGPFLSESYVEETRFGLWFLRSYTWQHRVLRVAIDDLRSLFDNAPPSQPVLLDAGCGQGKSFQHLCRVFAPSRLLGVDADPQSLTTSRAEARQLGINIELIGSDCAALNVPDASVDLLFCHQTFHHLVEQEQALAEFYRVLKPGGYLLFAESTEAYIDTWVIRWLFRHPMHVQKSAGQYLQMLREQGFEFGAQNVSYPYLWWSRAKDFGLLERLKLRKPAPVGQREETLVNVVARKPLNGAAQ, from the coding sequence ATGAGCGGTCCGTTCCTGAGTGAGAGCTACGTCGAGGAAACCCGCTTCGGCCTGTGGTTTCTGCGCAGCTACACCTGGCAACACCGCGTGTTGCGGGTGGCCATCGACGATCTGCGCAGCCTGTTCGACAACGCGCCGCCGAGTCAGCCGGTATTGCTGGATGCCGGTTGCGGCCAGGGCAAGTCGTTCCAGCATTTGTGTCGAGTGTTCGCACCCTCGCGCCTGCTGGGCGTGGACGCCGATCCGCAAAGCCTGACCACCAGCCGCGCCGAAGCCCGCCAACTGGGCATCAATATCGAGCTGATCGGCAGCGACTGCGCCGCTTTGAACGTGCCGGACGCCAGCGTTGACCTGTTGTTCTGCCACCAGACGTTTCACCATCTGGTAGAGCAGGAACAAGCCCTCGCCGAGTTCTATCGTGTGCTGAAACCCGGCGGTTATCTGCTGTTTGCCGAGTCCACCGAAGCCTATATCGACACTTGGGTGATTCGCTGGCTGTTCCGCCATCCGATGCACGTGCAGAAAAGTGCCGGGCAATATTTGCAGATGTTGCGCGAGCAGGGCTTCGAGTTCGGCGCGCAGAACGTTTCGTACCCTTACTTGTGGTGGAGCCGCGCCAAGGATTTCGGCCTGCTCGAACGCCTGAAGCTGCGCAAGCCAGCACCGGTGGGCCAGCGCGAAGAAACCCTGGTGAATGTCGTGGCCCGCAAACCCTTGAACGGTGCCGCCCAATGA
- a CDS encoding NAD(P)/FAD-dependent oxidoreductase: MPITDMERRTVVVIGAGPSGAIAAALLKRNGHDVLIIERQQFPRFSIGESLLAHCLDFVEEAGMLEAVQAAGFQKKNGAAFAWGERYSAFDFGETFSNGKPSTFQVLRGDFDKLLADQAELQGVEIRYQQEIIAADFSNAEPILRARREDGSEYSVQAKFVLDASGYGRVLPRLLDLEAPSNFPVRQAVFTHVEDHIDSTRFDREKILVSIHPEHRDVWFWSIPFSNGRCSVGVVAAAERFADKPKDLDACLRAFIDETPNLKGLLKDAVWDTPARTIGGYSANVKTLHGPGFALLGNAAEFLDPVFSSGVTIAMRSASMAAASLHRQLQGETVDWEAEFAVPLKRGVDAFRAYVEGWYTGIFQDVIFYAGGTPEIRRMICSILAGYAWDERNPFVTEPKRRLRMLAEVCGGMEP, encoded by the coding sequence GTGCCAATAACTGATATGGAACGTCGCACGGTCGTCGTCATCGGCGCGGGTCCTTCCGGGGCTATCGCGGCGGCATTGCTCAAGCGCAATGGTCATGACGTGCTGATCATCGAGCGCCAGCAGTTTCCGCGTTTCTCCATTGGCGAAAGCCTGCTTGCCCACTGCCTGGATTTCGTCGAGGAAGCGGGCATGCTCGAAGCGGTGCAGGCTGCGGGTTTCCAGAAGAAGAACGGCGCGGCGTTTGCCTGGGGTGAGCGTTACAGCGCCTTTGATTTCGGCGAAACCTTCAGCAATGGCAAGCCATCGACCTTTCAAGTGCTGCGTGGCGACTTCGACAAATTGCTCGCCGATCAGGCCGAACTGCAAGGCGTCGAGATCCGCTATCAGCAGGAAATCATCGCCGCCGATTTCAGCAACGCCGAGCCGATCCTGCGCGCCCGTCGCGAAGACGGCAGCGAATACAGCGTGCAGGCGAAATTCGTCCTCGATGCCAGCGGTTATGGCCGCGTGTTGCCACGCCTGCTCGACCTTGAAGCGCCGTCGAACTTCCCGGTGCGCCAGGCGGTGTTCACCCATGTGGAAGATCACATCGACAGCACGCGTTTTGACCGGGAAAAAATCCTCGTCAGCATTCACCCCGAGCACCGCGACGTGTGGTTCTGGTCGATCCCGTTCAGTAATGGCCGCTGCTCGGTCGGCGTGGTCGCGGCAGCCGAGCGTTTCGCAGATAAACCCAAGGATCTCGACGCCTGCCTACGCGCGTTCATCGACGAAACCCCGAACCTCAAAGGCCTGCTCAAAGATGCCGTATGGGATACCCCGGCGCGGACCATCGGTGGTTATTCGGCCAACGTCAAAACCCTGCACGGGCCGGGTTTCGCGTTGCTGGGTAATGCGGCGGAATTCCTCGACCCGGTGTTCTCATCCGGCGTGACCATCGCCATGCGCTCGGCAAGCATGGCGGCCGCCTCGCTGCACCGCCAACTGCAAGGTGAAACGGTGGATTGGGAAGCTGAATTCGCCGTCCCACTCAAACGCGGCGTCGATGCATTCCGGGCGTATGTCGAAGGCTGGTACACCGGCATATTTCAGGATGTGATCTTTTACGCAGGCGGCACCCCGGAAATCCGCCGCATGATCTGCTCGATCCTCGCCGGTTATGCCTGGGACGAACGCAACCCGTTCGTCACCGAACCCAAGCGGCGCCTGCGCATGCTGGCTGAAGTCTGCGGCGGCATGGAGCCATGA
- a CDS encoding MMPL family transporter, which translates to MRSATTLPTERLLPRFFLIVLLAVLALAGWQWRDGAPLSANLMELVPGTRPDALELRAEQRMQEPLNREMLVLVGHADRQQAIELAKRLSEQWQASGLFEKVQWSLQADLPALRTQLLQGRLAMLPAANRMQLIEHPQAFIQQRVQSLFDPFTGFSLVPSQDDWLGLTGRIQNGMPQHGSVQPDIGSGALIATADGKSWVLLRARTQGNAFDMHLPLQVADLLSDARQQAAQANGQLLAASGLLYAADGQRQASREITWVGGGATVGILLLLLLAFRRWRVLLAFVPVMVGMLFGAVACVALFGHMHVMTLVLGSSLIGVAVDYPLHYLSKSWSLKPWRSWPALRLTLPGLTLSLATSCIGYLALAWTPFPALTQIAVFSAAGLIGAYLTAVCLLPALLNNVELRPAQWPLHLAEHMLACREALLRRICTPILLALLLAFCAGGLWQLTTKNDIRQWVAAPQSLTDEAQAIARITGFQPTSQFFLVRGKDQQQLLERQTALSQRLDQLVSMEKLQGYRSLNQLVAAPSDQEATRRALGQLASQWQPLVDLGVPAAALQSELNRLQALPNADIETVLAGPLGEPWRTLWLGTTDDGVAGLVSLQGLNNPALLRVQAQDLEGVQLVDRLGELNTVFAATQISAAELKLLSCVLIVLLLILPFGLGGALRIVALPLLAALCSLASLGWLGQPLTLFSLFGMLLVTAISVDYAILMREQIGGAAVSLLGTLLAAVTTWLSFGLLAVSGTPAISNFGLSVSLGLAFSFILAPWAANRAGHEPAVNEGETAS; encoded by the coding sequence ATGCGGAGCGCCACGACTTTGCCGACTGAACGCTTGTTGCCGCGCTTTTTCCTGATTGTCCTGCTGGCGGTTCTGGCCTTGGCGGGCTGGCAATGGCGCGACGGTGCGCCGTTGTCCGCCAACCTCATGGAGCTGGTGCCGGGCACCAGACCGGATGCGCTGGAATTGCGCGCCGAACAGCGCATGCAGGAACCGCTCAATCGGGAAATGCTGGTGCTGGTCGGGCATGCCGATCGTCAGCAAGCCATCGAGCTGGCGAAACGCCTGAGCGAGCAATGGCAGGCCAGCGGCCTGTTCGAGAAGGTGCAATGGAGTCTGCAAGCGGACTTGCCCGCGTTGCGCACGCAATTGCTGCAAGGTCGGCTGGCGATGCTGCCCGCAGCAAATCGCATGCAATTGATCGAACATCCCCAGGCGTTCATTCAGCAGCGCGTGCAAAGCCTGTTCGATCCGTTCACCGGTTTCAGCCTGGTGCCGAGCCAGGATGACTGGCTGGGGCTGACCGGCCGTATCCAGAACGGCATGCCGCAACACGGCTCGGTGCAGCCGGATATCGGCAGTGGCGCGTTGATTGCGACCGCCGACGGCAAAAGCTGGGTGCTGTTGCGCGCCCGCACCCAAGGCAATGCCTTCGACATGCACTTGCCGCTGCAAGTCGCCGACCTGCTCAGCGATGCGCGCCAACAAGCGGCGCAGGCCAACGGCCAGTTACTCGCCGCCAGCGGTTTACTGTACGCCGCTGATGGTCAGCGTCAGGCCAGCCGCGAGATCACTTGGGTCGGCGGCGGCGCGACGGTCGGTATTCTGTTGCTGCTGTTGCTGGCATTCCGCCGCTGGCGCGTGTTGCTGGCGTTCGTTCCGGTGATGGTCGGCATGCTGTTCGGCGCCGTGGCCTGCGTGGCGCTGTTCGGCCATATGCATGTGATGACGCTGGTGCTTGGTTCCAGCCTGATCGGCGTGGCTGTGGATTACCCGCTGCATTACCTGTCGAAAAGCTGGAGCCTCAAGCCTTGGCGCAGTTGGCCGGCGTTGCGCCTGACACTGCCGGGCCTGACGCTAAGCCTGGCCACCAGTTGCATCGGCTATCTGGCGCTGGCCTGGACGCCATTCCCGGCGCTGACCCAGATCGCGGTGTTCTCGGCGGCGGGCTTGATCGGCGCGTACCTGACCGCCGTTTGCCTCCTGCCCGCCTTGCTCAACAACGTCGAGCTGCGCCCGGCGCAATGGCCGCTGCACCTGGCCGAACACATGCTGGCCTGCCGCGAAGCCCTGTTGCGGCGGATCTGCACGCCGATTCTGCTGGCGCTGCTGCTGGCGTTCTGCGCGGGCGGCCTGTGGCAATTGACCACCAAGAACGACATTCGCCAGTGGGTTGCCGCGCCGCAATCATTAACCGACGAAGCCCAGGCCATCGCGCGCATCACCGGTTTCCAGCCCACCAGCCAGTTTTTTCTGGTGCGCGGCAAGGATCAGCAGCAATTGCTCGAGCGCCAGACAGCGCTGAGTCAGCGTCTTGATCAGCTGGTGAGCATGGAGAAACTGCAAGGTTACAGGTCGCTCAATCAGCTGGTCGCGGCACCTTCCGATCAGGAAGCCACCCGCCGCGCGCTGGGCCAACTGGCGAGCCAATGGCAGCCACTGGTTGATCTTGGCGTACCGGCCGCAGCGTTGCAGAGCGAATTGAACCGCCTGCAAGCGCTGCCCAATGCCGACATCGAAACAGTATTGGCCGGACCGCTCGGCGAACCCTGGCGCACCCTTTGGCTCGGCACCACCGACGATGGCGTGGCTGGACTGGTCAGCCTGCAAGGCTTGAACAACCCGGCGCTGCTACGCGTGCAGGCACAGGATCTTGAAGGCGTGCAACTGGTGGATCGCCTGGGCGAACTGAACACGGTGTTTGCCGCGACGCAAATCAGCGCCGCCGAACTGAAACTGCTGTCCTGTGTGTTGATCGTCTTGCTGTTGATCCTGCCCTTCGGCCTCGGCGGTGCGCTGCGCATCGTCGCCTTGCCGCTGCTGGCGGCGCTGTGCAGCCTGGCGAGCCTCGGTTGGCTCGGTCAACCGCTGACGCTGTTTAGCCTGTTCGGCATGCTGCTGGTGACAGCGATCAGCGTCGATTACGCGATTCTCATGCGTGAGCAAATCGGCGGCGCGGCCGTCAGTCTGTTGGGTACGTTGCTCGCCGCAGTCACGACCTGGTTGTCGTTTGGCCTGCTGGCGGTGTCCGGTACGCCGGCCATCAGCAACTTTGGTTTATCGGTCAGCCTCGGCCTGGCGTTCAGCTTCATTCTCGCGCCGTGGGCGGCGAACCGCGCCGGGCACGAGCCAGCGGTTAACGAAGGCGAGACTGCCTCATGA
- a CDS encoding outer membrane lipoprotein carrier protein LolA, translated as MLALICLSPLAQAFDLQQLSEQLAKPVVVRGSFIQEKHLRALPQPLVSKGKFVLAKEFGLLWLLDTPLKQDYRISPVGIARRETSANGGWQLLPNKSAGAEQNRLFLAVLQGDSNGLQRDFELQLKGDASAWQLTLIPRSLLLQQVFKQINIDGGALVQRIELLETQGDSTLLKMLDSQSVPALSDAERHDFAD; from the coding sequence TTGCTCGCACTGATCTGCCTGTCGCCCCTGGCCCAGGCTTTCGACCTGCAACAGCTGAGCGAGCAACTGGCGAAACCGGTGGTGGTGCGCGGCAGCTTCATTCAGGAAAAACACCTGCGCGCGCTGCCTCAGCCGCTGGTGAGCAAGGGCAAGTTCGTGCTGGCCAAGGAGTTCGGCCTGTTGTGGCTGCTGGATACGCCGCTCAAGCAGGATTACCGAATCAGCCCGGTCGGCATTGCCCGACGGGAAACCAGCGCGAATGGCGGCTGGCAATTGCTGCCGAACAAGAGCGCCGGTGCTGAACAGAACCGTTTGTTCCTCGCCGTTTTGCAGGGCGACAGCAACGGTTTGCAGCGCGATTTCGAGCTGCAACTCAAGGGCGATGCAAGCGCATGGCAACTGACGCTGATCCCGCGTTCGCTATTGCTGCAGCAAGTGTTCAAGCAGATCAATATCGACGGCGGCGCCTTGGTGCAGCGTATCGAACTGCTGGAAACCCAGGGTGACAGCACCCTGTTGAAGATGCTCGACAGCCAGAGTGTGCCAGCCTTGAGCGATGCGGAGCGCCACGACTTTGCCGACTGA
- a CDS encoding acyl-CoA thioesterase, translating into MRSKGVIHADTEFVVPFFDIDMMNVVWHGHYVKYLEVARCALLDQIGHNYTQMLASGYGWPVIDLQLRYVRGATFGQRLIVRASLVEWESRLKINYLISDAETGERMTRASSIQVAVHIDSREMQLASPKVFIDAVERVLP; encoded by the coding sequence ATGCGCAGTAAAGGCGTCATTCATGCGGATACCGAGTTCGTCGTGCCGTTTTTCGACATCGACATGATGAACGTCGTCTGGCACGGCCATTACGTGAAATACCTCGAAGTGGCGCGCTGTGCGCTGCTCGACCAGATCGGCCACAACTACACGCAGATGCTCGCGTCAGGTTACGGCTGGCCGGTGATCGACCTGCAATTGCGCTATGTACGCGGCGCGACCTTCGGCCAGCGGCTGATCGTGCGCGCCAGCCTTGTGGAATGGGAAAGCCGTTTGAAGATCAACTACCTGATCAGCGACGCCGAAACCGGCGAACGCATGACCCGCGCCAGTTCGATTCAGGTCGCCGTGCATATCGACAGCCGCGAGATGCAGCTGGCTTCGCCGAAAGTCTTCATCGATGCCGTGGAAAGGGTTTTGCCATGA
- a CDS encoding aromatic amino acid ammonia-lyase, which produces MTNQVPEPVTFGERALQIEDVLALANRQVPTTLQSDSAFRQRIAKGAQFLDSLLDKEGVIYGVTTGYGDSCVVAVPLHHVEALPRHLYTFHGCGLGKLLDAQATRAVLAARLQSLCQGVSGVRVELLERLQAFLDQDVLPLIPEEGSVGASGDLTPLSYVAATLSGEREVLFRGERRQASDVHRELDWQPLVLRPKEALALMNGTAVMTGLACLAFARADYLLQLATRITAMNVVALQGNPEHFDERLFAAKPHPGQMQVAAWLRKDLAIDAPTAPLHRLQDRYSLRCAPHVLGVLADSLNWLRSFIEIELNSANDNPIIDAEAERVLHGGHFYGGHIAFAMDSLKNLVANVADLLDRQLALLVDERYNHGLPSNLSGATAERAMLNHGFKAVQIGTSAWTAEALKNTMPASVFSRSTECHNQDKVSMGTIAARDAIRVLELTEQVAAATLIAANQGVWLRSKAADARPLPPALAAMHAQLAEDFPPVIEDRALEGELRLCLQRIADRHWRLHAQ; this is translated from the coding sequence ATGACGAATCAAGTTCCTGAGCCGGTTACCTTCGGCGAACGTGCATTGCAGATTGAAGACGTGCTGGCCCTGGCCAATCGCCAAGTGCCCACGACTCTGCAAAGTGACAGCGCCTTTCGCCAGCGCATCGCCAAGGGCGCGCAGTTTCTCGATTCGCTGCTGGACAAGGAAGGCGTGATTTATGGCGTAACCACCGGTTACGGCGATTCCTGCGTGGTGGCCGTGCCGCTGCATCATGTGGAAGCCTTGCCGCGTCATCTGTACACCTTTCACGGCTGCGGCCTGGGCAAACTGCTCGACGCGCAAGCCACCCGCGCGGTACTCGCCGCGCGTTTGCAGTCGCTGTGCCAAGGGGTTTCCGGGGTACGCGTCGAGTTGCTGGAGCGCTTGCAGGCATTTCTCGATCAGGACGTGTTGCCACTGATTCCGGAAGAAGGTTCGGTGGGCGCCAGTGGCGATCTGACGCCGCTGTCTTATGTCGCCGCGACGCTGTCCGGCGAGCGCGAAGTGCTGTTCCGTGGCGAACGCCGCCAGGCCAGCGACGTGCATCGCGAGTTGGATTGGCAGCCTTTGGTGCTGCGCCCCAAGGAAGCCCTCGCCTTGATGAACGGCACGGCGGTAATGACCGGCCTGGCTTGCCTGGCCTTCGCCCGCGCCGATTACCTGCTGCAACTGGCAACGCGCATTACCGCGATGAATGTCGTGGCGCTGCAAGGCAATCCCGAGCATTTCGACGAGCGCCTGTTCGCCGCCAAACCGCATCCGGGGCAGATGCAAGTTGCCGCCTGGTTGCGCAAGGATCTGGCCATCGACGCGCCCACCGCGCCCTTGCATCGCTTGCAGGATCGCTATTCCCTGCGTTGCGCGCCGCATGTGCTGGGCGTGCTGGCTGACAGCCTGAACTGGCTGCGTTCGTTCATCGAGATCGAACTCAACAGCGCCAACGACAACCCGATCATCGACGCCGAAGCCGAGCGCGTGCTGCATGGCGGGCATTTCTACGGCGGGCACATCGCCTTCGCCATGGACAGCCTGAAAAATCTGGTCGCCAACGTCGCCGATCTGCTGGATCGCCAGCTCGCGCTGTTGGTCGACGAACGCTACAACCACGGCTTGCCAAGCAACCTGTCCGGCGCCACGGCCGAGCGGGCGATGCTCAATCACGGCTTCAAGGCGGTGCAGATCGGCACCAGTGCCTGGACCGCCGAAGCCCTGAAAAACACCATGCCGGCCAGCGTGTTTTCCCGCTCCACCGAATGCCATAACCAGGACAAAGTGAGCATGGGCACCATCGCCGCCCGTGACGCGATTCGTGTGCTGGAGCTGACCGAGCAAGTCGCCGCCGCCACCTTGATCGCCGCCAATCAGGGTGTCTGGCTGCGCAGCAAGGCCGCCGATGCGCGCCCGCTGCCGCCGGCGCTGGCCGCCATGCACGCACAATTGGCCGAGGATTTCCCGCCGGTCATCGAAGACCGCGCGCTGGAAGGCGAGCTGCGCCTGTGCCTGCAACGTATCGCCGATCGCCACTGGAGGTTGCATGCGCAGTAA
- a CDS encoding glycosyl transferase, protein MSNQQPDKHWADHEERGSFMLMQLTAWAAKRLGRRVLSPLLYGIVLYFFLFGRQARQSAWEYQRRLSQWSARPELLPTQRRVFGQFMAFADSLLDKLDVWNGKLRLEQIDIVDPAGLRTQLRGQRGQMLVGAHLGNLEVCRALAELGEKVTMNVLVHTKHAERFNRLLGEAGATHLRLIQVSELNPMIMLQLSERLDRGEWLAIAGDRVALHGGRNAKVDFLGGKAAFPQGPWLLAGLLKCPIHLIFCLKDANGYRVILEPFADAIEWRRSDRQQVIGQWAQRYADRLSHYCLQAPQQWFNFYPFWKSDDESSS, encoded by the coding sequence ATGAGCAATCAGCAGCCCGACAAACATTGGGCCGATCATGAAGAGCGCGGCAGTTTCATGCTGATGCAGCTCACCGCCTGGGCCGCCAAGCGTCTGGGCCGCCGCGTATTGAGCCCGCTGCTGTATGGCATCGTCCTGTACTTTTTTCTGTTTGGTCGTCAGGCGCGCCAAAGCGCATGGGAATACCAGCGGCGTCTGTCCCAATGGAGCGCCCGCCCCGAATTGCTGCCGACCCAACGGCGGGTGTTCGGCCAGTTCATGGCATTTGCCGACTCGTTGCTGGACAAGCTGGACGTGTGGAACGGCAAGCTGCGTCTTGAGCAAATCGATATCGTCGACCCCGCCGGATTGCGCACCCAATTGCGCGGCCAGCGCGGACAAATGCTGGTCGGCGCGCACCTGGGCAACCTTGAAGTCTGTCGCGCCCTGGCCGAGCTGGGCGAAAAAGTCACCATGAACGTGCTGGTCCACACCAAGCACGCCGAGCGTTTCAATCGCTTGTTGGGCGAAGCCGGGGCCACCCACTTGCGGCTGATTCAGGTCAGCGAGCTGAACCCGATGATCATGCTCCAATTGTCCGAGCGTCTGGATCGCGGCGAATGGCTGGCGATTGCCGGTGATCGCGTCGCGCTGCATGGCGGGCGCAATGCCAAGGTGGATTTTCTCGGCGGCAAGGCAGCGTTTCCCCAAGGGCCGTGGTTGCTGGCCGGGCTGCTGAAATGTCCGATCCATCTGATTTTCTGCCTCAAGGACGCGAACGGCTATCGGGTGATTCTCGAACCTTTCGCCGACGCGATCGAATGGCGGCGCAGTGATCGCCAGCAAGTGATCGGCCAATGGGCCCAGCGTTACGCCGACCGCCTCAGCCACTATTGCCTGCAAGCCCCGCAACAATGGTTCAATTTCTATCCTTTCTGGAAGTCCGATGACGAATCAAGTTCCTGA
- a CDS encoding glycosyltransferase family 2 protein, translating to MHNPCAIIPVFDHEPAVSSVVAAVLAAGLPCVLVDDASSPACAAVLRTLAEIENVHLLTLPVNQGKGGAVMAGLREAQRMGFSHALQVDADGQHDLSDITLFIERSRLQPNAVICGYPQYDASVPKGRLYARYLTHFWVWVNTLSLQIKDSMCGFRIYPLRPVVQLIDTVQIGRRMDFDSDILVRLAWRNLPMQWLPVKVHYPQDGVSHFRLFHDNVLITKMHTRLFFGMLARFPLILWRRWLP from the coding sequence ATGCATAACCCCTGCGCAATCATTCCGGTGTTCGACCATGAACCCGCCGTGTCTTCCGTGGTAGCGGCGGTTTTGGCGGCGGGGTTGCCGTGTGTGCTGGTGGATGACGCCAGCAGTCCCGCCTGTGCGGCGGTTTTGCGCACGCTGGCTGAAATCGAAAACGTCCACCTGCTCACACTGCCGGTCAACCAAGGCAAGGGTGGCGCCGTGATGGCGGGTTTGCGCGAGGCCCAGCGCATGGGTTTCAGCCACGCCCTGCAAGTCGATGCCGACGGTCAACATGATCTGAGCGATATCACGCTGTTCATCGAGCGTTCCCGGCTACAGCCGAATGCGGTGATCTGCGGCTACCCGCAATACGATGCCAGCGTGCCCAAAGGCCGGCTGTACGCCCGTTACCTGACGCATTTCTGGGTCTGGGTGAACACGCTGTCGCTGCAGATCAAGGATTCCATGTGCGGCTTCCGGATTTACCCGCTGCGGCCGGTGGTGCAGTTGATCGACACCGTGCAGATCGGCAGACGCATGGATTTCGACTCGGACATTCTGGTGCGCCTGGCGTGGCGCAATCTGCCGATGCAGTGGTTGCCCGTCAAAGTGCATTACCCGCAGGACGGCGTGTCGCACTTCCGCCTGTTTCACGACAACGTGCTGATCACGAAAATGCACACCCGATTGTTCTTCGGCATGCTGGCACGTTTCCCGTTGATCCTCTGGCGACGGTGGTTGCCATGA
- a CDS encoding AMP-binding protein yields the protein MNPIALNWIKPEQLLLEPHAERELTQAPALNHAQFCTQALSLAAALQARGIERLALHLEDAGELAVALFGAWRAGVSVLLPADLQAQTRERWAEHVDGWLTDQPDDLHLRELHADPLPPALLDLDECRLSLCTSGSSGEPKLIEKRLRQLANEIQALESLWGAELGQACIIGSVASQHIYGLLFRVLWPLSAGRSFVRQQLPFPEDLQRASREHPAFAWVASPALLKRMGDNLDWSALSAVRRVFSSGGALPGDAATSLHERLGQWPTEILGSSETGGIAWRQGENHWQAFDGVRLEQDGDGALLISSTYMPPGHIEHSADAVRMSEDGRFELLGRLDRIVKLEEKRISLPLLEQALAAHPWVNEARFGVIQEKRASLGALVVLNAAGLNALRNQGRRSLTQTLREHLSPHCEAIALPRRWRLLRQLPLNAQGKLPQADVQAVLLAPRTRQPEMISQQMIDGVLHLDLHIPADLAYFSGHFPSAPVLPGVVQVDWAMALGQRLLDLPPKFAGMEVLKFQQLVRPGDDISLTLRFDAERGKLYFTYRNSDAACSSGRILLEVTDV from the coding sequence ATGAACCCGATCGCCCTCAACTGGATCAAGCCTGAGCAACTGCTGCTCGAACCCCACGCCGAACGCGAGCTGACCCAGGCACCCGCGCTGAACCACGCGCAATTCTGCACCCAGGCCTTGAGCCTCGCCGCCGCACTGCAAGCCCGGGGCATCGAGCGTCTGGCGTTGCATCTGGAAGATGCCGGGGAACTGGCCGTCGCGTTGTTCGGTGCCTGGCGCGCTGGCGTCAGCGTGCTGCTGCCCGCCGACCTGCAAGCGCAGACCCGCGAACGCTGGGCCGAGCACGTCGATGGCTGGTTGACCGATCAGCCCGACGACCTCCACTTGCGCGAGCTGCACGCCGACCCGCTGCCGCCCGCCTTGCTGGATCTGGACGAATGCCGCCTGAGCCTGTGTACCTCCGGCTCCAGCGGCGAACCCAAACTGATTGAAAAGCGCCTGCGACAACTGGCCAACGAGATTCAGGCGCTGGAATCGCTGTGGGGCGCGGAACTCGGCCAGGCCTGCATCATCGGCAGCGTGGCGAGCCAACATATTTACGGCCTGCTGTTTCGCGTGTTGTGGCCGCTGAGTGCCGGACGTAGTTTTGTGCGCCAACAATTGCCGTTCCCTGAAGACTTGCAGCGCGCCAGTCGCGAACACCCGGCTTTTGCCTGGGTCGCCAGCCCCGCGCTGCTCAAACGCATGGGCGATAACCTCGACTGGTCGGCCCTGAGCGCGGTGCGCCGGGTATTTTCCTCGGGTGGCGCATTGCCCGGCGATGCCGCCACCAGCCTGCATGAACGGCTCGGGCAATGGCCGACCGAAATTCTCGGCAGCTCGGAAACCGGTGGCATTGCCTGGCGTCAGGGAGAAAACCACTGGCAGGCGTTCGACGGCGTGCGCCTGGAGCAGGATGGCGACGGGGCGCTGCTGATCAGTTCGACCTACATGCCACCGGGCCATATCGAACACAGCGCCGATGCCGTGCGTATGAGCGAGGACGGCCGCTTCGAATTGCTGGGTCGTCTGGATCGCATCGTCAAACTCGAAGAAAAGCGCATATCTCTGCCGCTGCTGGAACAGGCGCTGGCCGCTCATCCTTGGGTGAACGAAGCGCGCTTCGGGGTCATTCAGGAAAAACGCGCATCGCTGGGCGCCTTGGTGGTGCTCAACGCTGCCGGGTTGAATGCGTTGCGCAATCAAGGCCGACGCAGCCTGACTCAAACCTTGCGCGAGCATCTGAGCCCGCACTGTGAAGCCATCGCCCTGCCCCGGCGCTGGCGTTTGCTGCGGCAATTGCCGCTCAATGCCCAGGGCAAATTGCCTCAAGCGGATGTGCAGGCCGTGCTGTTGGCGCCGCGAACGCGCCAGCCGGAGATGATCAGCCAGCAGATGATCGACGGCGTGTTGCATCTGGACCTGCATATCCCGGCCGACCTTGCCTATTTCAGCGGCCACTTCCCGTCTGCGCCGGTGCTGCCCGGCGTGGTTCAGGTGGACTGGGCGATGGCACTGGGGCAGCGCTTGCTGGATCTGCCGCCGAAATTCGCCGGCATGGAAGTGCTCAAGTTCCAGCAACTGGTCCGCCCCGGCGACGACATCAGCCTGACCCTGCGCTTCGACGCCGAACGCGGCAAGCTCTACTTCACCTACCGCAACAGCGACGCCGCGTGCTCCAGCGGACGGATATTGCTGGAGGTGACGGATGTTTAA
- a CDS encoding acyl carrier protein, which produces MQTREDIFEILREALVELFELEPERVSLQANLYQDLEIDSIDAVDLIDHIKRKTGKKIAAEEFKAVRTVNDVVEAVYRLVNAAA; this is translated from the coding sequence ATGCAAACCCGTGAAGACATCTTCGAAATCCTGCGCGAGGCGCTGGTTGAGCTGTTCGAACTTGAGCCTGAGCGAGTCAGTCTGCAAGCCAATCTCTATCAGGATCTGGAAATCGACAGCATCGATGCCGTGGACCTGATCGATCACATCAAGCGCAAGACCGGCAAAAAAATCGCAGCTGAGGAATTCAAGGCCGTACGCACCGTCAACGATGTGGTCGAGGCGGTTTACCGTCTGGTCAACGCCGCCGCATGA